In Tenacibaculum sp. 190524A02b, the genomic stretch TCTACAGATAATTTACGTAAGTCGGATGGATATTGTATAGTGTGTAATAGCTTTTCTGACATGAAAACAAATGTACAAAAAGCTTTATATAACCTTACAGAAAGCATAAAACTTTGTAGCTTTGCTTTATGAGTAAATTGTATTTAGTACCTACCCCTATTGGAAATTTAGAAGATATAACCTTTCGAGCTATAAAAGTACTGAAAGAAGTTGATGTAATTTTAGCCGAGGATACCCGAACCAGTGGTAAATTATTAAAACATTTTGAAATTACAACGATGATGCAATCGCATCACATGCATAATGAACATAAAACAGTTGAAGGAATTATTAAGCGTATTCAAAGTGGAGAAGTGTTTGCTTTGATTTCTGACGCAGGTACTCCGGCTATTTCTGACCCTGGTTTTTTATTAACTAGAGCATGTATACAAAATGGAATTGATGTAGAGTGTTTGCCTGGAGCAACAGCTTTTGTACCAGCATTAGTG encodes the following:
- the rsmI gene encoding 16S rRNA (cytidine(1402)-2'-O)-methyltransferase, with protein sequence MSKLYLVPTPIGNLEDITFRAIKVLKEVDVILAEDTRTSGKLLKHFEITTMMQSHHMHNEHKTVEGIIKRIQSGEVFALISDAGTPAISDPGFLLTRACIQNGIDVECLPGATAFVPALVNSGLPNDKFVFEGFLPVKKGRQTRLKLLAEEKRTIIFYESPHKLLKTLHHFKEYLGEDRLISVSRELTKLFEETKRGTVLEVIDYYTNKPAKGEIVIVVEGKK